A part of Paraburkholderia largidicola genomic DNA contains:
- a CDS encoding Rieske 2Fe-2S domain-containing protein → MTIKSEQMEKGGSAGGTVVKKLIPYGGYYTNTIPTHDVELTETGPGTPTGEYMRRFWHPVCMSMELTDTPRFLKILNEELVAFRDGSGRIGLLHAHCVHRGASLEYGAIQERGIQCCYHGMVFDVDGTCLHAPFPKGEEAEAEKYACSIRQGAYKAVERNGLVFAYMGPPDEEPPFPEWEGNFTVLPTDELVPYSNFQHCNWLQVQDNAADNYHTAALHAGRNVVGGHYQGTTFDEVGAASMEVPPDMQFIPVQQGRSLACAGARRADKDHLFVRVQHQVLPNLSLHAYTSEDGLNKKLFSRFHMIRWTVPVDDENSKMIGWRVMGPGVDTRGVGDKSMVGYETIDFLEGQVAMRRPERFGKYKLEDMPPIPPNHRERAHYKDAQYAPGDYEAIISQRPIAVHSLEHPTKFDAGLYLFRKMLRDAVRGTNPAASPAEFAQWLRDVGATPNSYCSGNVFEIPEAATVEEEVAQRRRISKAVVAILTQSDHLKGDERAAFVRAKMDELEQSTRE, encoded by the coding sequence ATGACGATCAAGTCGGAGCAGATGGAGAAGGGCGGCAGCGCGGGCGGCACGGTGGTGAAAAAGCTGATTCCCTACGGCGGCTACTACACGAACACGATCCCGACGCACGATGTCGAGTTGACCGAAACGGGTCCCGGCACGCCGACGGGCGAGTACATGCGCCGCTTCTGGCATCCCGTCTGCATGTCGATGGAACTCACCGACACGCCCCGCTTCCTGAAGATCCTCAACGAAGAACTCGTCGCGTTCCGTGACGGCAGCGGCCGCATTGGCCTGTTGCATGCGCATTGCGTCCATCGCGGCGCGTCGCTCGAATACGGCGCGATCCAGGAGCGCGGCATCCAGTGCTGCTATCACGGCATGGTGTTCGACGTCGACGGCACCTGTCTGCATGCGCCGTTTCCGAAGGGCGAAGAGGCGGAAGCCGAGAAGTACGCGTGCTCGATCCGGCAGGGCGCGTACAAGGCTGTCGAGCGCAACGGTCTCGTCTTTGCCTACATGGGGCCGCCCGACGAAGAGCCGCCGTTCCCCGAGTGGGAAGGCAACTTCACCGTGCTGCCAACGGACGAACTCGTGCCCTACAGCAACTTCCAGCACTGCAACTGGCTGCAGGTCCAGGACAACGCCGCCGACAACTACCACACGGCCGCGCTGCACGCGGGCAGGAACGTGGTAGGCGGCCACTACCAGGGCACGACGTTCGACGAAGTCGGCGCGGCGTCGATGGAAGTGCCGCCCGACATGCAGTTCATCCCCGTGCAGCAAGGCCGCAGTCTCGCTTGCGCAGGTGCGCGCCGCGCGGACAAGGATCATCTGTTCGTGCGCGTCCAGCATCAGGTGCTGCCGAATCTGAGCCTGCACGCATACACGTCGGAAGACGGGCTCAACAAGAAGCTGTTCAGCCGCTTCCACATGATCCGCTGGACGGTGCCCGTCGACGACGAGAACAGCAAGATGATCGGCTGGCGCGTAATGGGGCCGGGCGTCGATACGCGCGGCGTCGGCGACAAGTCGATGGTCGGCTATGAAACGATCGACTTCCTCGAAGGCCAGGTGGCGATGCGCAGGCCCGAGCGCTTCGGCAAGTACAAGCTCGAAGACATGCCGCCCATTCCGCCGAACCATCGCGAGCGCGCGCACTACAAGGACGCGCAGTATGCACCGGGCGATTACGAAGCGATCATCAGCCAGCGCCCGATCGCCGTGCATTCGCTCGAACATCCGACCAAGTTCGACGCCGGTCTCTATCTGTTCCGCAAGATGCTGCGCGACGCCGTGCGCGGCACGAATCCCGCAGCGTCGCCGGCGGAGTTTGCGCAGTGGCTGCGCGATGTCGGTGCGACGCCGAACAGCTATTGCTCCGGCAACGTGTTCGAGATACCCGAGGCTGCGACCGTCGAAGAAGAAGTCGCGCAACGCCGCCGCATTTCGAAAGCGGTCGTCGCGATCCTCACGCAGAGCGATCACCTGAAGGGCGACGAGCGGGCCGCGTTCGTGCGCGCCAAGATGGACGAGCTGGAGCAGTCGACGCGCGAATAA
- a CDS encoding class II aldolase/adducin family protein gives MSEVMEAPSKAIDLKGRVSIYQPEQDGLIFPQLPTFESHAQHRQYLKERLVAACRAFALQGFDYGFAGHLTVRDPEHPGLYWTNPMAVHFSQVKVSNLICADHEGHVVEGDYAINRAGFVLHAAVHEMHQDIVAMCHAHTVYGTAFASLGKKLDPISQDAAAFFEDHVVIGEEAGQVAVEVKAGHKVAHAFKGVKAAIHQNHGLLTASRHSIESAAFWFIALERCCQQQLMIESTGLKPRFVTEERARYSREHVGSEYIGWLHFQTIWDQLVKTQPDMFD, from the coding sequence ATGTCCGAAGTGATGGAAGCCCCATCGAAAGCGATCGACCTCAAGGGCCGCGTCTCGATCTATCAGCCCGAGCAGGACGGCCTGATCTTTCCGCAACTGCCGACCTTCGAGAGCCACGCGCAGCACCGGCAGTATCTGAAGGAGCGCCTCGTCGCCGCCTGCCGCGCGTTTGCGCTGCAGGGCTTCGATTACGGCTTCGCGGGTCATCTGACGGTGCGTGATCCGGAGCATCCGGGCCTCTACTGGACGAACCCGATGGCCGTGCATTTCTCGCAGGTCAAGGTATCGAACCTGATCTGCGCGGACCACGAAGGCCATGTGGTCGAGGGCGACTATGCGATCAATCGCGCGGGCTTCGTGCTGCACGCGGCCGTTCACGAGATGCATCAGGACATCGTCGCGATGTGTCACGCGCATACCGTGTACGGCACCGCGTTCGCATCGCTCGGCAAGAAGCTCGATCCCATCAGTCAGGATGCGGCTGCCTTTTTCGAAGACCACGTCGTGATCGGCGAGGAAGCGGGACAGGTCGCCGTCGAAGTGAAGGCGGGCCACAAGGTCGCGCATGCCTTCAAGGGCGTGAAGGCGGCGATTCACCAGAACCACGGGCTGCTGACGGCGAGCCGGCACAGCATCGAATCGGCCGCGTTCTGGTTCATCGCGCTCGAACGCTGCTGCCAGCAGCAACTGATGATCGAGTCGACGGGCCTCAAGCCGCGCTTCGTGACGGAAGAACGCGCGCGCTATAGCCGCGAGCATGTCGGCAGCGAATACATCGGCTGGCTGCATTTCCAGACCATCTGGGATCAGCTCGTGAAGACGCAGCCCGACATGTTCGATTAA
- a CDS encoding LysR substrate-binding domain-containing protein, with amino-acid sequence MNDIHLNGKHMRRMPNFVLLRSFEAAARLESFALAAQELHLTPSAISHQVKELEEYFGRPLFLRRNRRIEPTPEAVRLLESLSRVFDVVEAACSEVMLAPDAQVLAVHCAPSFAVKWLGPKLPEFNKAYPHITIRLSTGAEPLDLTRVQEVDVEISYGSALDRPGIDTVPLGREAIVPLCSPALLGDAASVATRMSELTLIDTQLSRVTWADWFAANGLDMPTTPRPSFDRAALGISAAADGMGVVLESVRLAEREIVRGDLIEVRSDAFVRFERDTHFLSYRKNEFRVEKVAAFTHWLLERAGVGKGENAPQ; translated from the coding sequence ATGAATGACATTCACCTGAACGGGAAACACATGAGGCGCATGCCGAATTTCGTGCTGCTGCGCTCCTTCGAAGCCGCCGCCCGGCTGGAGAGCTTCGCGCTCGCCGCACAGGAGTTGCATCTGACGCCGTCGGCGATCAGTCATCAGGTGAAAGAACTCGAAGAATATTTCGGGCGCCCGCTGTTTCTGCGGCGCAACCGGCGTATCGAACCCACGCCCGAAGCCGTGCGTCTGCTCGAAAGCCTGAGCCGCGTGTTCGATGTCGTCGAGGCGGCCTGCAGCGAGGTCATGCTCGCGCCCGACGCACAGGTGCTCGCCGTGCATTGCGCGCCGAGCTTCGCGGTGAAATGGCTCGGCCCGAAGCTGCCCGAATTCAACAAGGCGTATCCGCACATCACCATCCGTCTGTCGACGGGCGCCGAGCCGCTCGACCTCACGCGCGTGCAGGAAGTGGACGTCGAAATTTCGTACGGCAGCGCGCTCGATCGTCCCGGCATCGACACCGTGCCACTGGGCCGCGAAGCGATCGTTCCGCTCTGCTCGCCCGCGCTGCTGGGCGACGCCGCGTCCGTCGCGACGCGCATGAGCGAACTGACGCTGATCGATACGCAACTGAGCCGCGTCACGTGGGCCGACTGGTTCGCGGCCAACGGGCTCGACATGCCGACCACGCCCCGTCCGTCGTTCGATCGCGCCGCGCTCGGCATCTCGGCGGCAGCCGACGGCATGGGCGTGGTGCTCGAAAGCGTGCGGCTCGCCGAACGCGAAATCGTGCGCGGCGATCTCATCGAAGTGCGCAGCGACGCGTTCGTGCGCTTCGAGCGCGACACGCATTTTCTGTCGTATCGAAAGAACGAATTCCGCGTCGAGAAGGTGGCCGCTTTCACGCATTGGCTGCTTGAGCGCGCAGGTGTTGGAAAGGGCGAAAACGCGCCGCAATAG
- a CDS encoding GntR family transcriptional regulator, with the protein MTLKFEKLQVRPDYVEEVYRVLADAISDGSLAPGTRLTQEEIAEQFAVSRSPVLQALRLLKKDGLVQDAPGRGVLVAPLDVEWTSHLYQVRGALDTLAAKLAAERGAVIDSALIMRGRLVSKGKDVKAMIDADIAFHSAIYEASGNPLIVESAQLHWVHLRRVMGAVLQSSRLRDSIWDEHQAIADAIAAGDAARAAELTEFHTSSARQNLVARLGEMLKAG; encoded by the coding sequence ATGACACTGAAATTCGAAAAGCTGCAGGTCCGTCCCGACTATGTCGAGGAGGTGTACCGCGTGTTGGCTGATGCGATCAGCGACGGCTCGCTCGCGCCGGGCACGCGCTTGACGCAGGAAGAGATTGCGGAGCAGTTCGCGGTGTCGCGTTCACCTGTGCTGCAGGCGCTGCGTCTGTTGAAGAAGGACGGGCTGGTGCAGGATGCGCCGGGGCGCGGCGTGCTGGTCGCGCCGCTCGATGTCGAGTGGACGAGTCATCTGTACCAGGTGCGCGGCGCGCTGGATACGCTGGCGGCGAAGCTTGCCGCTGAGCGCGGCGCGGTGATCGATAGCGCGTTGATCATGCGCGGGCGGCTGGTATCGAAGGGCAAGGACGTGAAGGCGATGATCGATGCCGATATAGCTTTTCATTCGGCTATTTATGAGGCGTCGGGGAATCCGTTGATCGTCGAGAGTGCGCAGTTGCATTGGGTGCATTTGCGCCGCGTGATGGGCGCCGTTTTGCAGTCTTCGCGGTTGCGGGATTCGATATGGGATGAGCATCAGGCCATCGCTGATGCAATTGCTGCGGGCGATGCCGCGCGGGCTGCTGAGCTTACCGAGTTTCACACTAGCAGTGCGAGGCAGAATCTTGTTGCCAGGCTTGGGGAGATGCTGAAGGCGGGTTAG
- a CDS encoding PDR/VanB family oxidoreductase: MTAFNQAAATLELFVRQVRYEGRNVQSYELVDPDGAALPPFTAGAHIDVHLANGVIRQYSLCNSPADRHRYVIAVLRDEKGRGGSKAVHEQLQVQGRVRVSVPRNNFELAQGARKVILIAGGIGVTPLKSMAHQLAEMDGVDYELHYCARDVQCAAFTEELQALVERDRLHFHFDGGDPARGLDIAALLRDEAQDGTHVYYCGPAGFMRACADACGHWPKEAVHCEHFKAPERASAPADRKPGEFTVEIASTGQRLPVPIDRSIADVLKAAGIGVQTSCEAGLCATCKVRYLSGEVEHQDCILDAADQQNFLTLCVSRAKSELLVLDL, encoded by the coding sequence TTGACAGCATTCAATCAGGCAGCGGCGACGCTGGAGTTGTTCGTGCGGCAAGTCCGCTACGAAGGCCGCAATGTCCAGTCGTATGAACTGGTCGATCCCGACGGCGCGGCGTTGCCGCCGTTCACGGCGGGCGCGCATATCGACGTGCATCTTGCGAATGGCGTCATCCGGCAGTATTCGCTGTGCAATTCACCCGCGGACCGGCATCGCTATGTGATTGCGGTGCTGCGCGATGAAAAAGGGCGCGGCGGATCGAAGGCCGTTCACGAGCAGTTGCAAGTGCAAGGCCGCGTGCGCGTGAGCGTGCCGCGCAACAACTTCGAACTCGCGCAAGGGGCGCGCAAGGTGATTCTGATCGCAGGCGGGATCGGCGTGACACCGCTCAAGTCGATGGCGCATCAGCTTGCGGAAATGGACGGCGTGGACTACGAGTTGCACTATTGCGCGCGCGATGTGCAATGCGCGGCGTTCACGGAAGAATTGCAGGCGCTCGTCGAACGAGACCGGCTGCATTTTCACTTCGATGGTGGCGATCCGGCGCGCGGCCTCGATATCGCGGCGCTCTTGCGCGACGAGGCGCAAGACGGCACGCATGTCTACTATTGCGGTCCCGCGGGCTTCATGCGCGCCTGTGCAGATGCGTGCGGGCACTGGCCGAAGGAGGCGGTGCACTGCGAGCATTTCAAGGCGCCGGAGCGCGCGAGCGCGCCCGCTGATCGAAAGCCGGGTGAGTTCACCGTCGAGATCGCGAGCACGGGGCAACGTCTGCCCGTTCCCATCGACAGGAGCATCGCCGATGTGCTCAAGGCGGCAGGGATTGGCGTGCAGACATCGTGTGAGGCCGGTTTGTGCGCGACCTGCAAGGTGCGTTATCTGAGCGGCGAGGTCGAGCATCAGGATTGCATCCTCGATGCCGCCGATCAGCAGAACTTCCTGACGCTCTGCGTTTCGCGCGCGAAAAGCGAACTGCTGGTGCTGGATCTTTAA
- a CDS encoding alpha/beta fold hydrolase: MNRLHAIVPLAALLAGIVAGPVDAKTVSYPLENLCPVVANRPDHDPSAREQIAHTPQGDIAYYRFGHGSPIVLQTGFRATLSEWDAAFLADLAKHHEVIVFDNRGVGRSLPTASSFTVQDMASDLSALIDTLKLRDVTVLGWSMGGAVATQLAIDHAANVQRIVLMSAPAPGHLGVPVAPDVEATLSGKPGTTFNDVMKVLFPPSAANAAGGCFRKNMFVPAGYASPAISATVTAGQTALLRAWEQDDAAAGALRTLHTDTLILTGDDDTILSKQNAEALARTLTDAQLLVVRSAGHAMMYQYPHALASAIDRFIAQSQAHPRQTVKAAQLHEQA, translated from the coding sequence ATGAACCGTCTGCATGCCATCGTCCCGCTCGCCGCGTTGCTTGCGGGCATCGTCGCGGGCCCCGTCGATGCGAAGACCGTCAGCTATCCGCTCGAAAACCTCTGCCCTGTCGTCGCGAACCGGCCGGACCACGATCCGTCGGCACGCGAGCAGATCGCGCACACGCCGCAAGGCGACATCGCGTATTACCGCTTCGGCCACGGCAGTCCCATCGTCCTGCAGACAGGCTTTCGCGCGACGCTCTCCGAATGGGACGCGGCGTTTCTCGCGGACCTCGCGAAACATCATGAAGTGATCGTCTTCGACAATCGCGGTGTGGGCCGCTCGCTGCCGACGGCGTCGAGCTTCACCGTGCAGGACATGGCAAGCGATCTCTCCGCGCTGATCGACACATTGAAGTTGCGGGACGTGACCGTGCTCGGCTGGTCGATGGGCGGCGCAGTCGCCACGCAACTCGCCATCGACCACGCCGCAAACGTGCAGCGCATCGTGCTGATGAGCGCGCCCGCGCCTGGACACCTCGGCGTGCCCGTCGCGCCCGACGTCGAAGCCACGCTGTCCGGCAAACCGGGCACGACATTCAACGACGTGATGAAGGTTCTGTTTCCGCCATCGGCTGCGAACGCGGCGGGCGGATGCTTCCGCAAGAACATGTTCGTGCCCGCCGGCTACGCGTCGCCGGCCATCTCCGCGACCGTGACGGCGGGCCAGACGGCGCTACTGCGCGCGTGGGAACAGGACGATGCCGCCGCCGGCGCGCTGCGCACGCTGCACACCGACACGCTGATCCTCACGGGCGACGACGACACCATCCTGTCGAAGCAGAACGCCGAAGCGCTGGCCCGCACGCTGACCGACGCGCAGTTGCTGGTGGTGCGCTCGGCGGGTCACGCGATGATGTATCAGTATCCGCATGCGCTGGCTTCGGCCATCGACCGCTTCATCGCGCAATCGCAGGCGCATCCGCGGCAGACGGTGAAAGCAGCGCAATTGCACGAGCAGGCGTAA
- a CDS encoding MFS transporter, translated as MSSISQDVYLQRSGAGVYAKVAWRLIPFLFFCYLCAYLDRINVSFAKLQMLQDLGMSDAVYGLGAGIFFVGYLMFEVPSNLILLKVGARRWIARIMVTWGVISAAMMFVSTPTQFYVVRFLLGVAEAGFFPAILLYLTYWFPAGRRSKVTALFMTGIPMSGVIGGPLSGWIMHSMSGAHGIAGWQWLFLLEGIPTVLVGIVAFFYLDDKVSDARWLRDDEKAMIEADLQAESGHHKLHSLRDGLASPRVLLLSAIYFFFTMGLYGVSFWLPSLVKASGVSGTLNIGLLSAVPYAAAAVTMVLVGRSSDRYGERRWHLALPGVVGAIALCASVVYAHQTVLAMIALTVGTMGVITTISQFWTVPPAVLQGTAAAGGIALANSVGSISGVVSPYVIGFLQTSTGSTGSGVVGIAVSMVLGSLLTLTLRRAHVNVFSKRE; from the coding sequence ATGAGTTCGATCAGCCAGGACGTGTATCTGCAGCGTTCGGGAGCGGGCGTCTATGCGAAGGTCGCATGGCGCCTGATTCCATTCTTGTTCTTCTGCTATCTGTGCGCTTACCTCGATCGCATCAACGTCAGCTTTGCGAAGCTGCAGATGCTGCAGGATCTCGGGATGAGCGATGCCGTCTATGGGCTTGGCGCGGGGATTTTCTTCGTCGGCTATCTGATGTTCGAAGTGCCGAGCAATCTGATTCTGCTCAAGGTGGGAGCACGGCGGTGGATTGCGCGGATCATGGTGACGTGGGGCGTGATTTCGGCGGCGATGATGTTCGTGTCGACGCCGACGCAGTTCTACGTGGTGCGGTTTCTGTTGGGCGTTGCTGAGGCCGGGTTCTTTCCGGCGATTCTTTTGTATCTGACGTACTGGTTTCCTGCTGGACGGCGTAGCAAGGTGACGGCGCTTTTCATGACGGGGATTCCGATGTCGGGTGTGATCGGCGGTCCGTTGTCGGGCTGGATCATGCATTCGATGAGCGGCGCGCATGGCATTGCCGGCTGGCAGTGGCTGTTTCTGCTGGAAGGTATTCCGACGGTGCTCGTCGGGATCGTTGCGTTCTTTTATCTCGACGACAAGGTGTCGGATGCACGGTGGCTGCGTGATGACGAGAAGGCGATGATCGAAGCCGATTTGCAGGCGGAGAGTGGGCATCACAAGCTGCATTCGCTGCGCGATGGGCTGGCGAGTCCGCGTGTGCTGTTGCTGTCGGCGATCTACTTTTTCTTCACGATGGGGTTGTATGGGGTGAGCTTCTGGCTTCCTTCGCTCGTCAAGGCTTCGGGGGTGTCGGGGACGTTGAATATCGGGCTGCTGTCGGCTGTGCCTTATGCGGCGGCGGCTGTCACGATGGTGCTCGTCGGGCGGAGTTCGGATCGATATGGCGAGCGGCGTTGGCATCTTGCGTTGCCTGGCGTGGTTGGCGCGATTGCGTTGTGTGCGAGTGTCGTCTATGCGCATCAGACGGTGCTGGCGATGATCGCGCTCACTGTTGGGACGATGGGTGTTATTACGACGATTTCGCAGTTTTGGACTGTGCCGCCGGCTGTTTTGCAAGGTACCGCTGCCGCTGGCGGGATTGCGCTTGCTAATTCGGTTGGGTCGATTTCGGGGGTTGTGAGTCCGTATGTGATCGGGTTTTTGCAGACTTCGACTGGGTCTACTGGGAGTGGGGTCGTTGGGATTGCTGTCAGTATGGTTCTTGGGAGTTTGTTGACGCTTACGCTGCGGCGGGCGCATGTGAACGTTTTTTCCAAGCGGGAATAG
- a CDS encoding S8 family serine peptidase has product MKAYDPKDAAGRPARGDAAHEELRVAVTFNRPGQDFGPTRFGARMSTETVSSFIPDPAQADLALAELARRGFTLTGRGSLSASMRCTRAQFEAVFQTRLKRMKAPCASAAQFSSVLYPPDDAPWDPDPAIKSLLDDVYIQWPHIYMARAAKAAKSTKAKKTTSAAKKRPAAKQPREAGAPSATPPAVPYFHLAAPADIALKLNATPVHQQGITGKGVRIAMIDSGFAHGHPYFKAHGYSSSIVLAPGATDRRTDGNGHGTGESANIFAIAPGATFIGVKLDNEADPSSGASVLEGLQEALKHDPQVISVSLGYDLRGPGDTPLKTLPNGLVALEAEIQAAVKRGIVIVFSAGNGHYSFPGQMPDIISAGGVFVDQHNAMRASDYASAFTSLIYSGRSVPDVCGLVGMLPHATYISLPVSPGCEIDRENAAFDGTTPNDGWGVFSGTSAAAPQLAGLCALLLQADPHLSPGDIKAILRRTARDVTKGHANPASDPKGAGVPAGVGEDGATGAGLADALAAVKQI; this is encoded by the coding sequence ATGAAGGCCTACGATCCCAAAGACGCGGCCGGACGGCCCGCGCGCGGCGATGCCGCCCACGAAGAACTCCGCGTTGCCGTGACGTTCAACCGGCCCGGCCAGGACTTCGGGCCGACGAGGTTCGGCGCGCGCATGTCGACGGAAACCGTCTCCTCGTTCATACCCGATCCCGCGCAGGCCGACCTCGCGCTCGCCGAACTCGCGCGGCGCGGCTTTACGCTGACGGGACGCGGCTCGCTGTCGGCGTCGATGCGCTGCACGCGCGCGCAGTTCGAAGCGGTGTTCCAGACGCGCCTCAAGCGCATGAAGGCGCCGTGCGCGTCGGCGGCACAATTCAGTTCCGTGCTCTACCCGCCCGACGACGCGCCATGGGACCCGGACCCCGCTATCAAATCGCTGCTCGACGACGTCTATATCCAGTGGCCGCACATCTACATGGCGAGAGCGGCGAAGGCGGCAAAGAGCACGAAGGCAAAAAAGACCACGTCGGCCGCGAAGAAGCGTCCCGCCGCGAAGCAGCCGCGCGAGGCCGGTGCGCCATCCGCGACGCCGCCCGCCGTGCCCTACTTCCATCTCGCCGCACCCGCCGATATCGCGCTCAAGCTCAACGCGACGCCCGTGCATCAGCAGGGCATCACGGGCAAAGGCGTGCGCATCGCGATGATCGACAGCGGCTTTGCTCACGGGCATCCGTATTTCAAGGCGCACGGTTATTCGTCGTCGATCGTGCTCGCGCCGGGCGCCACCGATCGCCGCACCGACGGCAACGGCCACGGCACGGGCGAATCCGCCAACATCTTCGCGATCGCGCCGGGCGCGACCTTCATCGGCGTAAAACTCGACAACGAAGCCGATCCGAGCAGCGGCGCGTCCGTGCTCGAAGGCTTGCAAGAGGCGCTCAAGCACGACCCGCAGGTGATCTCCGTGAGCCTCGGCTACGACCTGCGCGGGCCCGGCGACACGCCGCTCAAGACGCTGCCGAATGGGCTCGTCGCGCTGGAGGCGGAAATTCAGGCCGCGGTGAAGCGCGGCATCGTGATCGTTTTCTCGGCGGGCAACGGCCACTATTCGTTCCCCGGCCAGATGCCCGACATCATTTCGGCGGGCGGCGTGTTCGTCGATCAGCACAACGCGATGCGCGCGTCGGACTACGCGAGCGCGTTCACGAGCCTGATCTACTCGGGCCGCAGCGTGCCCGACGTCTGCGGGCTGGTCGGCATGCTGCCGCACGCGACGTACATCTCGCTGCCCGTCTCGCCCGGCTGCGAGATCGACCGCGAGAACGCCGCCTTCGACGGCACGACGCCCAACGACGGCTGGGGCGTGTTCAGCGGCACGTCGGCGGCCGCGCCGCAACTGGCCGGCCTGTGCGCGCTGCTGTTGCAGGCGGACCCGCACCTGTCGCCGGGCGACATCAAGGCGATCCTGCGCCGCACTGCGCGCGACGTGACGAAGGGCCATGCGAACCCGGCGAGCGATCCGAAAGGCGCGGGCGTGCCGGCAGGCGTCGGCGAAGACGGCGCGACGGGCGCGGGACTCGCCGATGCGCTCGCAGCCGTGAAGCAGATCTGA
- a CDS encoding aldehyde dehydrogenase (NADP(+)), translated as MTLTGNLLIGSHEVDATAGTMKALNPATNAAIEPDFAFGGVAEVNLAAQLADDAFDSFNNTSLEERAAFLERIANGLDAVAPELAQRTSLETGLPAAQFEAETAKAATQFRQFATVVRQGRFRQATIDPAQPERQPRARMDHRMQKIALGPVAIFGASNFPISYSVAGGDTASALAAGCPVIVKAHNAHPGASEIMGRVIQQAVAESGLHEGVFSMLRGGGNEIGEALVDHPLIKGVTFTGSEAGGMALFRRAQQRPDPIPVFTEMTSVNPTFVLPAALAARGAAVGDGFGERMLVNVGQACLKPAILLAIDGPGYAELRQALIARVEAMHARTMLTPGIWKSYGDNLEKRKHAGAEHIAAGGKAESAWDGQAVLLEADGARLLADASLSEEVFGPAALLVRVADVEQLIAIARQFRGQLSATMQIDSADHALAARLLPVLERRTGRIVINAFAHPQEVSYASIHGGPFPATSDSRFTSVGMTSIERFLRPVCYQGFPDDLLPEALKHDNPRDLWRLTDGELSKA; from the coding sequence ATGACACTCACTGGCAATCTGCTGATCGGCTCGCATGAGGTTGATGCGACGGCCGGCACCATGAAGGCGTTGAACCCCGCGACGAATGCCGCGATCGAACCGGATTTCGCGTTCGGCGGCGTCGCGGAAGTGAATCTCGCGGCTCAACTCGCCGACGATGCATTCGACAGCTTCAACAACACGTCGCTCGAAGAACGCGCTGCGTTTCTCGAACGCATCGCCAACGGACTCGATGCCGTCGCCCCTGAACTCGCGCAGCGCACGTCGCTCGAAACAGGCCTGCCTGCCGCGCAGTTCGAAGCGGAAACCGCCAAAGCGGCCACGCAATTCCGTCAGTTCGCGACCGTGGTGCGTCAAGGGCGATTCCGCCAGGCGACGATCGATCCCGCTCAACCCGAACGGCAACCGCGCGCACGCATGGATCACCGGATGCAGAAGATCGCGCTCGGCCCCGTCGCGATCTTCGGCGCAAGCAACTTTCCGATTTCGTATTCGGTCGCGGGCGGCGATACGGCGTCGGCGCTGGCGGCCGGTTGTCCCGTGATCGTGAAGGCCCACAACGCGCATCCGGGCGCATCCGAAATCATGGGCCGGGTGATCCAGCAGGCCGTCGCAGAATCGGGCCTGCACGAAGGCGTGTTTTCGATGCTGCGCGGCGGCGGCAATGAAATCGGTGAAGCGCTCGTCGATCATCCGCTTATCAAGGGCGTGACCTTCACGGGATCGGAAGCGGGCGGCATGGCGCTGTTCCGGCGCGCGCAGCAGCGTCCCGATCCGATTCCCGTGTTCACGGAAATGACGAGCGTCAATCCGACCTTCGTGCTGCCGGCAGCGCTCGCTGCGCGCGGCGCTGCAGTCGGCGACGGCTTCGGCGAACGCATGCTGGTCAACGTCGGGCAAGCGTGCCTGAAGCCCGCGATCCTGCTCGCGATCGACGGCCCAGGCTACGCGGAACTGCGGCAGGCGCTGATTGCCCGCGTCGAAGCGATGCACGCGCGCACGATGCTCACGCCCGGCATCTGGAAGTCGTACGGCGACAACCTTGAGAAGCGCAAACACGCGGGCGCGGAACATATCGCGGCAGGCGGCAAGGCGGAAAGCGCGTGGGACGGCCAGGCGGTGCTGCTCGAAGCCGACGGCGCGCGCCTGCTTGCCGATGCTTCACTGTCGGAAGAAGTGTTCGGGCCGGCTGCGCTGCTCGTGCGTGTTGCAGATGTCGAGCAATTGATCGCGATCGCCAGGCAGTTCCGCGGCCAGTTGTCGGCGACGATGCAGATCGATTCCGCCGATCACGCGCTCGCCGCGCGCCTGCTGCCGGTGCTCGAACGACGCACGGGACGCATCGTCATCAATGCGTTCGCGCATCCACAGGAAGTGTCGTATGCGTCGATTCACGGCGGCCCGTTCCCCGCGACGTCCGACAGCCGCTTCACTTCCGTCGGCATGACGTCGATCGAGCGCTTCTTGCGGCCGGTGTGCTATCAGGGCTTTCCGGACGATCTGCTGCCTGAAGCATTGAAGCACGACAATCCGCGCGACCTCTGGCGTCTCACGGATGGCGAGTTGTCGAAAGCCTGA